In the genome of Candidatus Neomarinimicrobiota bacterium, one region contains:
- a CDS encoding 3-oxoacyl-ACP synthase III, with protein HQVSIPHINMLSEALEITLEKVFLNVQTLGNIGPAALPITLKMAEEAGQLVKGNHVALLGIGSGLNCTGMSVTW; from the coding sequence CTCATCAGGTAAGTATTCCACATATTAACATGCTCAGTGAGGCACTGGAAATCACACTGGAGAAAGTTTTTCTGAACGTTCAAACTCTTGGGAATATTGGTCCGGCAGCATTACCAATAACCCTAAAAATGGCTGAAGAGGCTGGCCAGTTGGTCAAGGGCAATCATGTTGCCCTCCTTGGTATTGGTAGTGGTTTGAATTGTACTGGTATGAGTGTGACCTGGTAA